The Desulfoscipio gibsoniae DSM 7213 genome contains a region encoding:
- a CDS encoding GMC family oxidoreductase, producing MPTNHDYVQHDCDHYTGHRYNHLNKRKYGDGADICIVGAGAAGGVLAYELSKAGFKVVVIEAGPFWNPQTDFASDELTMQNLAWNDTRLVAGNDPLAMGHNNSGRGVGGGTVHFTGVFYRFHESDFRVKTLDGVADDWPIKYQDLEPYYDKIEKDIAVSGPKHFPWGSFQGPYPYPQREPISANAQIFREGCAKLGIKSTVAPLAILSAPFDGRPPCINRGFCNQGCKPNAKFSTLIHHIPKAIGHGAEVLSDCMVTHVVPDNSGKVAGITFVHDGKEYFQKAKVTIISAFCIETPRLLLHSACPQFPNGLANSSGMVGKALMPHSGHDIFAKFHDEVRLYKGTPVLAVSQDFYETDQARGFVRGYTFNAHGTRPLGLAKNLVSKAGIWGQKLYDIMRDYNFYAQITTVGEVLPNNNNSVTLSAEKDEYGMPRPVVTFGYGENDNKMIAHAVQKANEILEAVGGEPAFVIADTGHLLGTCRMGNDPSTSVVNGFCRSHDLPNLYICSAAVFVTSGGCNPTETVMAIAARTADHIIDEAKKGAF from the coding sequence ATGCCAACGAATCATGATTATGTGCAGCATGATTGTGACCATTATACCGGTCACCGGTATAACCATTTAAACAAGAGGAAGTACGGTGACGGGGCGGATATATGCATTGTCGGCGCCGGCGCTGCCGGCGGGGTGCTGGCTTACGAGCTAAGCAAGGCGGGTTTTAAGGTGGTGGTTATCGAAGCAGGGCCTTTTTGGAATCCACAGACCGACTTTGCCAGCGATGAACTTACCATGCAAAACCTGGCCTGGAACGACACCAGGTTGGTGGCGGGCAACGACCCGCTGGCGATGGGGCATAACAATTCCGGGCGCGGCGTAGGCGGCGGCACCGTGCATTTCACGGGTGTGTTTTATAGGTTTCACGAAAGTGACTTTAGGGTAAAAACCCTGGACGGCGTGGCAGATGACTGGCCCATTAAGTATCAGGACCTGGAACCATACTACGATAAAATAGAAAAAGATATCGCGGTTTCCGGCCCCAAACATTTCCCCTGGGGGTCATTTCAAGGTCCCTATCCCTACCCCCAGCGGGAACCAATCAGCGCCAATGCGCAGATTTTTCGCGAGGGATGCGCCAAGCTGGGCATCAAAAGCACGGTGGCACCGCTGGCCATACTTTCCGCACCCTTTGATGGGCGTCCGCCCTGCATCAACCGGGGGTTTTGCAACCAGGGCTGTAAGCCCAACGCCAAGTTCAGCACTCTGATCCACCATATCCCCAAGGCCATCGGACACGGAGCGGAAGTGCTTAGCGACTGTATGGTGACTCATGTTGTCCCGGATAACAGCGGTAAAGTTGCGGGTATTACCTTTGTGCATGATGGTAAGGAATATTTCCAGAAAGCCAAAGTGACTATAATTTCGGCTTTCTGTATTGAAACGCCCAGGCTCTTGCTGCATTCGGCCTGCCCCCAATTCCCCAATGGGCTGGCCAATAGCAGCGGCATGGTGGGTAAAGCACTGATGCCCCACAGCGGTCATGATATCTTCGCCAAATTCCACGATGAAGTACGCCTGTACAAGGGCACTCCGGTGCTGGCGGTCTCCCAGGACTTCTATGAAACGGATCAAGCACGGGGGTTTGTGCGGGGCTATACTTTCAACGCCCACGGGACAAGACCGCTGGGGCTGGCCAAGAACCTTGTTTCAAAGGCGGGCATTTGGGGCCAAAAACTTTATGACATTATGCGCGATTATAATTTTTATGCCCAAATCACTACGGTAGGAGAAGTACTGCCCAACAACAATAATTCAGTAACTTTAAGCGCTGAGAAGGACGAATATGGGATGCCCAGGCCCGTGGTAACTTTCGGTTACGGTGAAAACGATAATAAAATGATTGCCCACGCAGTTCAGAAAGCCAACGAAATATTGGAGGCCGTAGGCGGCGAGCCTGCTTTTGTCATTGCCGATACCGGCCACCTACTGGGTACCTGTCGAATGGGCAATGACCCGTCCACTTCCGTGGTCAATGGTTTTTGCCGCAGCCACGATTTACCGAACCTGTATATATGCAGCGCCGCCGTTTTTGTTACTTCCGGGGGATGCAACCCCACGGAAACGGTGATGGCCATCGCCGCCAGAACGGCGGACCATATTATTGATGAAGCAAAAAAAGGTGCCTTTTAG
- a CDS encoding YmaF family protein: MFTFLIDYLNLQHENLSIYVTISLYPAGQRTHVHQYYNKTSFDDGHTHSYKVFTSLEIPTKPGFHVHRY, encoded by the coding sequence GTGTTTACTTTTTTAATAGATTACCTAAATTTGCAGCATGAAAACCTATCAATATATGTAACAATTTCCCTTTATCCAGCAGGGCAACGCACCCATGTCCACCAGTATTATAATAAGACCAGTTTTGATGACGGACACACCCATAGCTACAAAGTATTTACCAGCCTGGAAATACCAACCAAACCCGGTTTCCATGTACACCGTTATTAG
- the shc gene encoding squalene--hopene cyclase: protein MLGLNLQEKVLLRIRDLTDLLVNSQEKDGAWYYCFEAGLLTDAYMIILLRHLSMNDETLIHKLAYRIASKQEPTGAWKVFYDEPEGNLSATIECYYALLLAGYKKKTDPEMIRAREFILAKGGLSAAGSYTKVMLAITGHYPWGNAPYLPVEMVLLPTWAPINFFDFNGYARVHVAPISICASKNYAHKLPGDADLSDLFPSSSKQVPSFKPPRSLLKAIEKHIKKIPLPLNEIRDLAIKELERFMLARLEWDGTLYSYFTTTLPMIFALLALGYDKRHPVITKAVKGLKAMACRTIYHLQTATSTIWDTGMIAYALQEAGLPPHHPAIEKATLYLLAKQHTKYGDWLIHNPQGRPGGWGFSHSNTINPDVDDTAYTLRALYRQAMNNSETYGHAWRAGLEWLLSMQNDDGGWPAFEKNTNKKWPDLIPMPEAKSVLTDPSAADLTGRALEFLGNYAGMSHRQEQVQKAVQWLVKDQRSDGSWYGRWGVVYIYGTWAAVTGLTAVGIAPQHHAVKKAVNWLLSIQNPDGGWGESCLSDSVLQYTPLGFSTPSQTAWALDALIAAGLKESPAVLRGIEALLHLTEKNGIEASYPTGAGLPGGFYIHYHSYRYIWPLLALSHYLRI, encoded by the coding sequence TTGCTTGGGCTTAACTTGCAAGAAAAAGTATTGTTAAGAATCCGGGATTTAACCGATTTACTGGTAAATAGCCAGGAAAAAGACGGGGCCTGGTATTACTGTTTTGAAGCCGGATTGTTGACCGATGCTTACATGATTATTCTATTGCGCCATTTAAGCATGAACGATGAAACACTTATTCACAAACTTGCGTACAGAATAGCTTCTAAACAAGAGCCAACCGGCGCATGGAAAGTTTTTTACGATGAGCCGGAGGGTAATTTATCTGCAACCATTGAGTGCTATTATGCCCTGCTGCTGGCAGGTTACAAGAAAAAAACCGACCCGGAGATGATCAGGGCCAGGGAATTTATTTTGGCCAAAGGCGGTCTATCGGCAGCGGGTTCGTATACCAAGGTGATGCTGGCCATCACCGGGCATTATCCATGGGGGAATGCGCCATATTTGCCGGTGGAAATGGTGCTGCTTCCTACCTGGGCACCAATCAACTTTTTTGATTTTAACGGCTATGCCAGAGTTCATGTGGCACCCATTTCAATCTGTGCCAGTAAAAACTACGCCCATAAGTTGCCGGGTGATGCCGACCTTTCCGATCTTTTCCCTTCTTCATCAAAACAGGTTCCCTCTTTTAAACCGCCACGCTCATTGCTAAAAGCAATAGAAAAACATATAAAAAAAATACCGTTGCCGCTTAACGAAATTCGTGATTTGGCTATCAAAGAATTGGAACGGTTTATGCTGGCCAGACTGGAATGGGACGGGACCCTTTATAGTTATTTTACCACCACCTTGCCAATGATTTTTGCCCTGCTGGCCCTGGGGTATGACAAAAGGCATCCGGTAATCACCAAGGCAGTAAAAGGTTTAAAAGCAATGGCTTGCCGTACAATTTATCACCTGCAGACGGCAACTTCCACAATTTGGGATACAGGGATGATAGCATATGCTTTACAAGAAGCCGGTTTACCGCCTCATCACCCGGCCATCGAAAAAGCTACCCTTTACCTGTTGGCCAAACAACATACCAAATACGGTGACTGGCTAATACATAACCCACAGGGACGTCCGGGTGGATGGGGGTTTTCCCATTCCAATACCATTAATCCTGATGTCGACGATACTGCCTATACACTGCGCGCTCTTTACCGGCAAGCTATGAACAATTCCGAAACTTACGGGCATGCGTGGCGAGCCGGACTTGAATGGCTGTTATCTATGCAAAACGATGACGGTGGTTGGCCGGCTTTTGAGAAAAACACCAATAAAAAATGGCCGGATCTTATACCCATGCCTGAAGCAAAGTCTGTGTTGACCGATCCGTCCGCAGCCGACCTTACCGGACGCGCCCTTGAATTTTTGGGTAATTACGCTGGGATGTCCCACCGGCAGGAGCAGGTTCAAAAGGCAGTGCAATGGTTGGTTAAAGATCAGCGTTCAGACGGCTCGTGGTACGGACGCTGGGGGGTCGTTTATATCTATGGTACCTGGGCGGCTGTAACAGGTTTGACGGCAGTGGGCATTGCCCCGCAACACCATGCCGTTAAAAAGGCGGTCAACTGGCTTCTGTCTATCCAGAATCCAGACGGTGGCTGGGGCGAGTCATGCTTGAGCGATAGTGTGCTGCAGTATACTCCCCTTGGCTTCAGCACACCGTCACAGACAGCTTGGGCGCTTGACGCCTTAATTGCTGCCGGATTGAAAGAAAGCCCGGCTGTTTTACGCGGTATCGAGGCACTTCTCCACTTGACAGAGAAAAACGGTATTGAAGCATCATATCCCACAGGAGCAGGTTTGCCCGGGGGTTTTTATATCCACTATCATAGCTATCGCTATATTTGGCCTTTGTTGGCACTAAGCCATTATTTACGTATTTAG
- a CDS encoding phenylacetate--CoA ligase family protein → MIAGITDRAMRWFENYNCLPGIVNKTAGFVVKHINSGNNRRVIRKIQLRRLRSTVQYVAVHSPFYREMFKRLGVRPGDIRTVENLQELPFTTDDDIRNWRKFLCVPQDRLAAIFATSGTTGEPKRVYFSYREMQMFTNLYALTARMGHAGRVVGFIALPTRHGLWIGSAIAHRAVERAGGLPIPAGADNTVETIQWMKRFEPNIIFSSPSYMTALTRKAEQEGYRLEIDKVLTGGELLTEEHKKYFHEYWKAQVYDSYGSTEIGGALTIALPGCCAFHFNDLHLLTEIIDPVTGKPAEEGELVFTTLRREAMPLLRYRSGDRARWVECGCGLPFVAAKVLGRTDKMMVVGDMNLYGRVILEAISKISGATGRIAIKLLKSGMTDKMVLRVEGDVGAQDVRLALLEAYSEMETNIANGNLILEIETGADLGSQIKAIKILDDRNIYFQQ, encoded by the coding sequence ATGATTGCTGGTATCACAGATCGGGCCATGCGGTGGTTTGAAAACTACAACTGCTTACCCGGAATTGTAAACAAGACTGCGGGATTTGTCGTGAAACATATCAACAGCGGGAATAACCGCCGCGTTATCAGAAAAATTCAACTCCGGCGGTTGCGCAGCACAGTGCAATATGTTGCCGTTCATTCCCCTTTTTATAGGGAGATGTTTAAGCGGCTTGGAGTACGGCCGGGGGACATCCGCACGGTTGAAAACTTGCAAGAACTGCCCTTTACGACCGACGATGATATCCGAAACTGGAGGAAGTTTCTATGCGTCCCCCAGGACCGTCTTGCGGCCATCTTCGCGACATCAGGCACCACCGGGGAACCCAAAAGGGTTTATTTTAGCTACCGGGAAATGCAAATGTTTACCAACCTTTACGCGTTGACCGCGCGCATGGGTCATGCGGGGAGAGTTGTCGGCTTCATCGCCCTTCCCACCCGGCACGGATTGTGGATTGGGTCCGCCATCGCCCACCGCGCCGTTGAGCGTGCCGGAGGCCTTCCCATTCCAGCCGGGGCGGACAACACAGTGGAGACAATTCAGTGGATGAAGCGTTTCGAGCCAAACATCATTTTTTCCTCGCCTTCTTACATGACGGCGTTAACCCGGAAGGCAGAGCAAGAAGGATACAGGCTGGAAATAGATAAGGTGTTGACGGGTGGGGAACTGCTGACTGAAGAGCATAAAAAATATTTCCACGAATACTGGAAGGCACAGGTATATGATAGCTATGGCTCGACGGAAATCGGCGGCGCTCTAACCATCGCACTGCCCGGTTGTTGCGCCTTTCATTTCAATGACCTCCATTTATTAACGGAAATCATCGACCCCGTTACCGGCAAGCCTGCTGAAGAAGGGGAGTTGGTATTTACAACGCTGCGCAGAGAAGCTATGCCCCTTTTGCGCTACCGGTCCGGTGACCGTGCCCGCTGGGTGGAATGCGGCTGTGGCCTACCGTTCGTCGCGGCCAAAGTTTTAGGGCGAACCGATAAGATGATGGTTGTAGGGGATATGAACCTATATGGCCGGGTGATTTTGGAAGCAATATCGAAAATATCCGGTGCTACCGGTCGAATAGCCATAAAATTGTTAAAGAGTGGAATGACGGACAAAATGGTTTTACGGGTTGAAGGGGACGTCGGGGCCCAAGACGTACGGTTGGCCCTTCTGGAAGCCTACTCGGAGATGGAAACGAACATCGCCAATGGCAATTTAATCCTGGAAATTGAAACTGGAGCCGATCTGGGGTCCCAAATAAAGGCAATCAAAATATTAGATGATAGAAACATTTACTTTCAACAATAA
- a CDS encoding class I SAM-dependent methyltransferase: MDNYQHVKSFYKSRYYTFGNSIQSLGWNSSKEQLKRFEALTKDFDKQLLKKESIVDFGCGLAHFLIWLQEKGYSNNYTGVDIIEEFLEQNRSRFPENQFLTSQNFFNNKKKYGFIFASGAFTIPWGQNHTEKIKSAIRKLFNKCIYGFSFNMLSFYSLFKNPQYCYFDPFAMDKYCDTLTSKHILDCNYLPGDFTICMWK, from the coding sequence ATGGATAATTACCAGCATGTAAAATCCTTTTATAAATCACGGTATTATACTTTTGGTAATAGCATCCAATCGCTTGGGTGGAATTCTTCTAAAGAACAATTAAAAAGGTTTGAAGCACTAACAAAAGATTTCGATAAACAATTATTAAAAAAAGAAAGTATCGTCGATTTTGGTTGTGGTCTTGCTCACTTCTTAATATGGCTGCAAGAGAAAGGCTATAGTAATAATTATACCGGCGTGGATATCATAGAAGAATTCCTGGAACAAAACCGGTCCCGTTTTCCTGAAAACCAGTTCTTAACAAGCCAAAATTTCTTTAATAATAAAAAAAAATATGGTTTTATTTTTGCCAGTGGGGCCTTTACGATACCCTGGGGTCAAAATCATACGGAAAAAATTAAAAGCGCGATTAGAAAACTTTTTAACAAATGTATTTATGGCTTTTCATTTAATATGCTAAGTTTTTACTCCTTATTTAAAAACCCTCAATATTGCTATTTTGACCCTTTTGCTATGGATAAATACTGTGATACCTTAACTTCAAAGCATATTCTGGACTGCAATTATCTACCGGGCGATTTTACCATTTGCATGTGGAAATAA
- a CDS encoding gluconate 2-dehydrogenase subunit 3 family protein produces MRENRTRYPGYDVLKEQEHWDDHSREIVLTRLGPFPKHGFLNKHEAELIYNIAQHIVYDNRKEILDYVLYHIDNTLASPTGEDQRKVGAPEQKTLVRQGLRAIDQLARKQYGAPFLEIDAQQQLAILSTLHTGKAAPLDEWQTIPQKELFKKLATEITSAYYSHPIVWSEIGYGGPAYPRGYVRVEKGLTDPWEAKRDANES; encoded by the coding sequence ATGCGAGAAAACAGGACAAGATACCCCGGTTATGACGTGCTTAAAGAGCAGGAGCACTGGGATGACCATAGCCGCGAAATTGTGCTTACAAGATTGGGGCCGTTTCCTAAGCACGGGTTTCTTAATAAGCATGAAGCAGAGTTGATTTACAACATAGCCCAACACATTGTTTATGACAATAGAAAAGAAATATTAGATTATGTACTGTATCACATTGATAATACCCTTGCTTCACCCACCGGTGAAGATCAGCGCAAAGTTGGTGCACCGGAACAGAAAACCCTTGTCCGCCAGGGATTGAGGGCTATTGACCAACTGGCCCGAAAACAGTACGGGGCACCCTTTTTAGAGATTGACGCGCAGCAGCAACTGGCCATTTTAAGCACCCTGCATACGGGAAAAGCCGCGCCGTTGGATGAATGGCAAACCATACCCCAGAAGGAGTTGTTTAAAAAGCTGGCTACGGAAATCACCAGCGCTTATTACTCCCACCCCATCGTCTGGTCGGAAATAGGATACGGCGGCCCGGCTTACCCCCGTGGTTACGTGCGCGTGGAAAAAGGACTTACTGACCCCTGGGAGGCGAAAAGAGATGCCAACGAATCATGA
- a CDS encoding YmaF family protein, producing MAYGLQSSYSNPLGQITHVHGYANRTSVDEGHLHIMRGDTGHTIRVPGDDHVHRVFGVTSLAVGHRHFYAVVSGLEIPTSPGFHVHRYQGVVMVAGSPPHIHRFEGITAPAPDDIP from the coding sequence ATGGCGTATGGTTTACAAAGCTCTTACTCAAATCCCTTAGGACAAATAACCCATGTTCACGGCTATGCAAATAGAACAAGTGTTGATGAAGGACACTTGCATATCATGAGAGGCGACACCGGTCACACCATTAGGGTACCTGGTGATGATCACGTTCACAGGGTGTTCGGAGTAACCAGTCTTGCGGTTGGGCACCGTCACTTTTATGCAGTCGTTAGCGGGCTGGAAATACCGACCAGTCCGGGTTTCCATGTCCATCGCTATCAGGGTGTTGTAATGGTCGCCGGATCACCACCGCATATACACCGGTTCGAAGGGATAACGGCTCCAGCCCCTGATGATATTCCGTAA
- a CDS encoding lipocalin family protein, whose protein sequence is MGKFQQKFNSGKIMLPEDAGPHPSSNVEWWYYFAFLKGDKGGNYATMASFFRIGEPGLFKGHYLIFSLVDLDRYTHRAFSLLDKKAAVYMLFFIPYDLLLDPLDKRMWKLGYNLLKRKLPYPHKELENVDVQKMPTRLVYGNNCLNFVNRSEDCFVVHLAEEEVTIDLNFVPQKPIALVGGDGKPNQLFYYSFPHNQVEGRIRNGQVVENVTGTGWFDHQWGRSHTLTFKTGWDWFGIQLNDGRELLMNRFNSIKNGRSFRPMANLIDYSGNVFFTRDVEYYPVKYWKSPFTKAVYPLEWQIVIPEFYMKMKVSYFSMQEAPIIGPLHAIWEGACFISGEEMMINQKVREILGVGYMELVGYANEIDTGIQVFPRLGVGIRKYSRR, encoded by the coding sequence ATGGGGAAATTTCAACAAAAGTTTAACTCCGGGAAAATTATGCTCCCCGAAGATGCGGGGCCACACCCGTCTTCCAACGTTGAATGGTGGTATTACTTCGCGTTTTTAAAAGGGGATAAGGGTGGGAATTATGCAACAATGGCATCTTTTTTCCGCATTGGAGAGCCAGGGTTGTTTAAAGGCCATTACTTAATTTTTTCCCTGGTAGATTTAGACAGGTATACACACAGGGCCTTTTCTCTTCTTGATAAAAAAGCAGCAGTTTACATGCTGTTCTTTATCCCCTACGATTTGCTTCTTGATCCCTTGGATAAGAGGATGTGGAAACTTGGTTATAATCTCTTGAAACGTAAGCTGCCCTATCCGCACAAGGAACTGGAAAATGTTGATGTACAAAAAATGCCAACCCGCCTTGTTTATGGTAACAATTGCTTAAATTTTGTTAACCGGTCGGAAGATTGTTTTGTTGTTCATTTAGCCGAAGAGGAAGTAACAATCGACCTCAATTTTGTCCCTCAAAAACCCATTGCCTTAGTTGGTGGGGATGGGAAACCAAACCAACTGTTTTATTATTCCTTTCCGCATAACCAGGTGGAAGGGCGTATCAGAAACGGTCAGGTGGTAGAAAATGTAACAGGGACCGGGTGGTTTGACCACCAGTGGGGAAGAAGCCATACTTTAACCTTTAAAACAGGCTGGGACTGGTTTGGGATTCAGTTGAATGACGGGCGAGAATTGCTGATGAACCGGTTTAATTCCATAAAAAATGGCCGTTCATTTCGTCCAATGGCCAACCTCATTGACTATAGCGGGAATGTTTTTTTCACCAGAGATGTTGAGTATTATCCCGTTAAGTACTGGAAGAGTCCCTTTACAAAAGCCGTTTATCCTTTGGAGTGGCAGATCGTTATTCCGGAGTTTTACATGAAAATGAAGGTATCTTATTTTAGTATGCAGGAGGCGCCTATAATCGGGCCTTTACATGCCATTTGGGAAGGTGCTTGCTTTATATCAGGAGAAGAAATGATGATAAACCAAAAGGTGAGAGAAATTTTGGGAGTCGGGTATATGGAATTAGTGGGATACGCTAACGAAATAGATACCGGTATTCAGGTATTTCCGAGATTAGGAGTCGGAATTCGAAAATATTCGAGAAGATAA
- a CDS encoding thiamine pyrophosphate-binding protein, which translates to MGETVATLILKALANWGIKNIYGVSGDAILPFMHALNHQNRIKFYSTAHEQGAAFMACGEARVTGRPGVCLATEGPGALNLVNGMADAYRDGVPMLVITGQVETAKISTNVKQYFDQQQLFASITGFTMLLTRPESVVEVFKVAMEKAVGDNTPCHVSIPKDIFLSPANVSDIPKLGRPYPPGISGNIEEALSVIGSCKKTVIIAGRTAIPFKDKVFQLAGRIGAGIIPAQGAGGIYPGAENLLPGGLGEAHIPPILNQADCVLLIGASPYEHSFIPPNIQIVQIDTRPQNLAHQLRPVPLTGDMALILDKLLEGLSNSIPDILWQQEIIKCHDTYLDMIRKEGNLLGKPIPPQKTVSILNDIIPEDAIITIDSGAFMHWFDRGFISRGQQVIISDYWRCMGGGLPFGLGAQVAYPNKKVIVLTGEGGFIMTMQEIITAVRYSLPIIIIIFNNGTYALEKHRMEKARMKPFGVDVKAPDFAAFAVTCGAEGIRVEEPEMLQDALIKAMAIERPVIVDVISSDYKPGFI; encoded by the coding sequence ATGGGTGAAACAGTTGCCACCTTGATCCTAAAAGCACTGGCTAACTGGGGTATTAAGAACATTTACGGCGTTTCGGGAGATGCTATACTGCCATTTATGCATGCTCTTAACCACCAGAACCGGATAAAATTCTATAGCACGGCCCACGAGCAGGGGGCTGCTTTTATGGCCTGCGGAGAGGCCAGGGTCACGGGCAGGCCGGGTGTATGCCTGGCCACCGAAGGTCCGGGTGCGTTAAACCTGGTAAACGGCATGGCGGACGCTTACCGGGACGGCGTGCCCATGCTGGTCATCACGGGCCAGGTTGAGACTGCCAAAATCTCTACCAATGTTAAGCAATACTTTGACCAGCAGCAGCTTTTTGCTTCTATTACCGGTTTTACTATGCTGCTCACCAGGCCGGAGTCAGTAGTGGAAGTTTTTAAAGTTGCTATGGAAAAGGCTGTTGGCGATAACACGCCCTGCCATGTTTCCATACCCAAAGATATATTTTTAAGCCCTGCTAACGTTAGTGACATTCCTAAACTTGGCCGCCCTTATCCGCCGGGTATCTCCGGAAACATAGAAGAAGCACTAAGTGTAATAGGTTCCTGTAAAAAAACGGTTATTATTGCTGGTAGAACTGCCATTCCTTTTAAAGACAAGGTTTTTCAATTGGCAGGTCGCATCGGGGCGGGAATTATCCCGGCCCAAGGGGCCGGGGGAATTTATCCAGGCGCAGAAAATCTCCTGCCGGGCGGGCTGGGTGAAGCTCATATCCCTCCCATTTTAAATCAGGCTGACTGCGTGTTGCTAATCGGGGCCAGCCCCTACGAACATAGTTTTATACCGCCCAATATCCAAATTGTGCAAATTGATACCCGTCCACAGAATCTGGCCCACCAGCTAAGACCGGTCCCTCTAACAGGAGACATGGCCTTAATTTTGGACAAACTATTGGAAGGGTTGTCTAACTCTATACCGGATATTCTCTGGCAGCAAGAAATAATAAAATGCCATGATACCTATTTGGATATGATCAGAAAGGAAGGAAATCTTTTAGGAAAGCCTATTCCACCGCAAAAAACGGTGTCGATTTTAAATGATATTATTCCGGAAGACGCCATTATTACCATTGATTCAGGCGCGTTTATGCACTGGTTTGACCGGGGATTTATTTCCCGGGGGCAGCAGGTAATCATTTCTGACTATTGGCGCTGCATGGGCGGCGGATTACCATTTGGTTTGGGTGCACAGGTAGCTTATCCTAATAAAAAGGTTATAGTTTTAACGGGCGAAGGCGGCTTTATAATGACCATGCAAGAAATAATAACTGCTGTTCGCTATTCTTTACCTATAATTATAATCATTTTTAATAACGGAACGTATGCACTGGAGAAGCATCGAATGGAAAAGGCGCGGATGAAGCCTTTTGGAGTGGATGTTAAAGCGCCTGACTTTGCCGCATTTGCCGTGACGTGCGGGGCTGAGGGAATCAGAGTGGAAGAGCCGGAAATGCTCCAGGATGCGCTTATTAAAGCAATGGCGATTGAACGGCCTGTTATAGTAGATGTTATTTCAAGCGACTATAAGCCTGGTTTTATTTAA
- a CDS encoding Gfo/Idh/MocA family protein, giving the protein MMHKLKVGIIGVGMAFERLHYPAYKQLADRYEIVALCDLDKEKALNWANRLNLQQDSVYTDFQEMLTRKDLDVIDIMMPIELNYEVTEAAAKRMAGQRKGIICEKPLAPTLEQAMRAKELAPKYNIPIMIAENFRYNQEIDLIRDLVRTKRVGDVWYFVQNRVVNFPEDMLKNKFPAKEWRQHPEFPGGAFTDTGVHDLAGLRHIFGPIDSLQAFGRPQTADFAPYAVINANLLFKSGVTGNFNFFCAGKEMQHPLIGLRIFGTQGMIYLEERDCGTINLAFNDGRQEQIPYEVQKGYYNELLNFYNALTGIEPISVTPEMEYGDLKTVHDVLKSIQEKRIISVDDSDSYHPPYQQPPVNQAHILQ; this is encoded by the coding sequence ATGATGCATAAGCTTAAAGTAGGCATTATTGGCGTGGGCATGGCCTTTGAGCGATTACACTATCCAGCTTACAAACAGCTGGCGGACCGTTATGAAATTGTTGCCCTTTGTGATCTGGATAAGGAAAAAGCCCTTAACTGGGCAAATCGCCTAAATTTACAACAGGACAGCGTATATACCGATTTTCAAGAAATGCTGACCAGGAAAGATTTAGATGTTATAGACATCATGATGCCCATAGAGCTAAACTATGAAGTCACCGAGGCCGCAGCTAAACGTATGGCTGGTCAGCGAAAAGGAATCATCTGTGAAAAACCGCTTGCTCCTACCCTGGAACAAGCTATGCGTGCCAAAGAATTGGCCCCAAAATATAATATTCCGATTATGATTGCAGAAAACTTCCGGTATAACCAGGAAATTGATCTAATCAGAGACTTGGTACGCACCAAGCGTGTTGGTGACGTCTGGTATTTCGTGCAAAACCGAGTGGTGAATTTTCCGGAGGATATGCTAAAAAACAAGTTTCCAGCCAAAGAATGGCGTCAGCATCCCGAATTTCCGGGCGGCGCTTTTACTGACACCGGGGTGCACGATTTGGCTGGTTTACGACATATTTTCGGCCCTATTGACAGCTTACAGGCCTTTGGGCGCCCCCAGACCGCTGATTTTGCACCCTATGCCGTTATTAATGCTAATCTGCTCTTTAAAAGCGGGGTTACCGGAAACTTTAACTTTTTCTGCGCCGGCAAGGAAATGCAGCACCCGTTGATTGGCCTGCGAATATTCGGCACCCAGGGTATGATCTACCTGGAAGAAAGGGATTGCGGCACTATTAATTTAGCCTTTAACGACGGTCGTCAGGAACAAATTCCATACGAGGTGCAAAAGGGTTATTACAACGAGTTGCTAAACTTTTATAACGCTCTCACCGGCATCGAGCCGATTAGCGTAACGCCGGAGATGGAATACGGCGATTTAAAGACTGTTCACGATGTCCTCAAATCTATTCAAGAAAAAAGAATTATTTCAGTAGACGATAGTGACAGCTACCATCCGCCTTACCAGCAACCTCCAGTTAACCAGGCACATATCCTGCAATAA